In Populus nigra chromosome 10, ddPopNigr1.1, whole genome shotgun sequence, the following proteins share a genomic window:
- the LOC133706055 gene encoding MLP-like protein 34 — MALQGKLEMEIEIKAPAAKFYNILRKQNHHIPNISDSIHAIDLHEGDWETPGSVKQWTYTLDGNAPLCVKETVEEVDDQNKTIKFNCLEGEVLKEFKSFKAIVQVTPKAGEGSLVKWTIEFEKVNGDIPSPDAYLELAQKMTKDIDDHLVEA; from the exons ATGGCTCTGCAAGGGAAACTTGAGATGGAAATAGAAATCAAGGCACCTGCTGCTAAGTTCTATAACATTCTCAGGAAACAAAATCACCATATTCCCAATATCTCAGATAGCATACATGCCATTGATCTACATGAAGGTGATTGGGAAACTCCAGGCTCTGTTAAACAATGGACTTATACCTTAG ATGGAAACGCACCCCTGTGCGTCAAGGAAACCGTTGAAGAGGTAGATGATCAAAACAAAACGATCAAATTCAATTGCTTGGAAGGAGAAGTTCTCAAGGAATTCAAGAGCTTCAAGGCCATTGTTCAAGTAACTCCCAAGGCCGGCGAGGGTAGCCTAGTGAAATGGACCATAGAATTTGAGAAGGTAAACGGGGACATTCCATCTCCAGATGCTTACCTGGAACTTGCGCAGAAGATGACCAAAGATATTGATGATCATCTTGTCGAGGCATAG